The following coding sequences are from one Paenarthrobacter ureafaciens window:
- a CDS encoding ABC transporter ATP-binding protein, which yields MSESLRRDSKPVIELKDVKVYHHARTGGLFRPNIVKAVDGVDFTISRGETVGIVGESGCGKSTLASVLVGLQPPTSGKVLFHGKPAIKRNAAMRKEFGRSVSVVFQDPATALNPRMTIQDILTDPLQVHGIGTASSRAAKVKELLALVGLPQSAAEVTPSQVSGGQRQRVAIARALALDPDIIVADEPTSALDVSVRAQVLNLLSDLKTQLNLGMVFISHDIQTVRYVSDRICVMYFGKIVEQGTAAQVFDNPSNDYTKKLLGAAPSLLHI from the coding sequence GTGAGCGAATCACTTCGCCGGGATTCGAAGCCCGTGATCGAGCTCAAGGACGTCAAGGTCTACCACCATGCGCGGACCGGCGGGTTGTTCAGGCCGAACATCGTCAAGGCAGTGGACGGCGTGGACTTCACCATCAGCCGCGGCGAGACCGTGGGCATCGTCGGTGAGTCCGGCTGCGGCAAGTCGACGCTTGCCTCCGTGCTGGTCGGACTCCAGCCCCCGACGTCGGGCAAGGTCCTGTTCCACGGGAAGCCGGCCATCAAGCGCAACGCGGCCATGCGCAAGGAGTTCGGCCGTTCCGTGTCCGTGGTTTTCCAGGACCCGGCAACGGCGCTGAACCCGCGCATGACCATCCAGGACATCCTCACCGATCCCCTGCAGGTCCACGGCATCGGCACCGCGTCCAGTCGTGCGGCAAAGGTCAAGGAACTGCTGGCGCTGGTTGGCCTGCCGCAATCGGCAGCCGAAGTGACGCCGTCGCAGGTTTCCGGCGGCCAGCGCCAGCGTGTGGCGATCGCCCGCGCACTGGCCCTGGACCCGGACATCATCGTGGCCGATGAACCGACCTCCGCGCTCGATGTGTCCGTGCGTGCACAGGTGTTGAACCTGCTCTCCGACCTGAAGACGCAGTTGAACCTGGGCATGGTGTTCATTTCCCACGACATCCAGACCGTCCGCTATGTCTCGGACCGGATCTGCGTCATGTACTTCGGCAAGATCGTCGAACAAGGAACCGCCGCGCAGGTGTTCGACAACCCGAGCAACGACTACACCAAAAAGCTGCTGGGCG
- a CDS encoding ABC transporter substrate-binding protein, with protein sequence MSKTINSLPLVNDASRRNFLKLSGAVGAAAAFTATLSACGGAASTTSSNATNTAAVNKDLTIEAGISYALSTGFDPLSSSGATPMAANLHIFEGLIELHPATREPYNALAAADPKKVNDTTYQVTIREGAKFHDGSPVTTEDVAFSFTRVMDPANKSLFSQFIPFIQDVKPLDGKTVEFTLKYAFPGFGPRISVVKIVPKALATDLKAFDAKPVGSGPYKLVSAVKDDKIVFEAFADYNGPKPALAKGMTWLLLSDAAARVTAVQSGRVQAIEDVPYLDVDGLKSKVKVESVQSFGLLFLMFNCAKAPFNNKLVRQALHYGMDKEAIIKKALFGNAKAASSYFQEGHPDYVKAKNVYGYDAKKAEDLLKEAGVTNLEFELLTTDTAWVKDVAPLILESWNKLPGVKVTVKNLQSGALYTDRVGKGDYTVVAAPGDPSVFGNDADLLLSWFYSGSTWMEKRAFWTTPERTKLQELMDKGSQASGDAAKKTVGEIVDLVSEEVPLYPIFHRQLPSAWDENKLSGFRPLPTTGVSFIDVGRTA encoded by the coding sequence ATGAGCAAGACGATCAATAGCCTGCCGCTGGTCAACGACGCCAGCCGCAGGAACTTCCTGAAGCTGAGTGGAGCCGTCGGTGCCGCTGCTGCTTTCACCGCGACCCTTTCTGCGTGCGGCGGCGCTGCCAGCACCACGAGCAGCAATGCGACCAACACCGCTGCGGTCAACAAGGACCTCACCATTGAGGCGGGCATCTCCTACGCGCTCTCCACGGGCTTCGACCCGTTGAGCTCCTCCGGTGCAACGCCCATGGCAGCCAACCTGCACATCTTCGAAGGCCTCATCGAACTGCACCCGGCAACGCGCGAGCCATACAACGCCCTCGCCGCAGCGGACCCCAAGAAGGTCAACGACACCACTTACCAGGTGACCATCCGCGAGGGTGCCAAGTTCCACGACGGCTCTCCGGTCACCACCGAAGACGTCGCATTCTCCTTCACCCGCGTCATGGACCCGGCCAACAAGTCGCTGTTCTCCCAGTTCATCCCGTTCATCCAGGACGTCAAGCCCTTGGACGGGAAGACGGTCGAGTTCACCCTCAAGTACGCCTTCCCGGGCTTCGGACCGCGTATCTCCGTGGTCAAGATCGTTCCCAAGGCACTCGCCACTGACCTCAAGGCATTCGACGCCAAGCCGGTGGGCTCCGGCCCCTACAAGCTCGTTTCCGCCGTGAAGGACGACAAGATCGTCTTTGAAGCCTTCGCCGACTACAACGGCCCGAAGCCCGCCCTCGCCAAGGGCATGACCTGGCTGCTCCTCTCCGACGCCGCGGCCCGCGTCACGGCAGTCCAGTCGGGACGCGTCCAGGCGATCGAGGATGTCCCCTACCTCGATGTGGACGGCCTCAAGTCCAAGGTCAAGGTCGAGTCGGTGCAGTCCTTCGGCCTTCTGTTCCTCATGTTCAACTGTGCCAAGGCACCGTTCAACAACAAGCTGGTCCGCCAGGCCCTGCACTACGGCATGGACAAGGAAGCCATCATCAAGAAGGCCCTGTTCGGCAACGCCAAGGCCGCCAGCTCCTACTTCCAGGAAGGCCACCCGGATTACGTCAAGGCCAAAAACGTCTACGGCTACGACGCCAAGAAGGCTGAGGACCTGCTCAAGGAAGCAGGCGTCACCAACCTCGAATTCGAACTCCTCACCACCGACACCGCGTGGGTCAAGGACGTCGCTCCGCTGATCCTCGAATCCTGGAACAAGCTCCCGGGTGTCAAGGTCACCGTCAAGAACCTCCAGTCCGGTGCTTTGTACACCGACCGCGTGGGCAAGGGCGACTACACCGTGGTTGCCGCCCCGGGTGACCCGTCAGTGTTCGGCAACGACGCGGACCTTCTCCTGAGCTGGTTCTACTCGGGCAGCACCTGGATGGAAAAGCGCGCCTTCTGGACCACGCCCGAGCGCACCAAGCTCCAGGAACTCATGGACAAGGGCTCGCAGGCCTCCGGCGATGCCGCCAAGAAGACGGTCGGCGAAATCGTGGACCTCGTCTCCGAAGAAGTCCCGCTGTACCCGATCTTCCACCGCCAGCTGCCCAGCGCTTGGGACGAGAACAAGCTCAGCGGCTTCCGGCCCCTGCCCACCACCGGCGTGTCCTTCATCGACGTCGGACGTACCGCTTAG
- a CDS encoding FadR/GntR family transcriptional regulator, whose translation MTTSGVVPQARFSAQARLRALQSDIMELILERELEAGDPLPTESELSVALGVGRNTLRESLKVLQALGVIEIRHGFGMFVAPSNFDALADGLTFRGRLSLRHQGFEALQLVDVRQALESGLIASSIDVMTPEQLASIEETVKQMEELAASGENFVAADAEFHRRLFEPLNNELLINLMGVFWKVYRKIHVEIGAGNEDLVKTAATHRDIYTAVAAGDKPLAAELLNRHFDGIRRRISEAVGE comes from the coding sequence ATGACAACTTCCGGTGTAGTACCGCAGGCGCGGTTCAGTGCACAGGCGCGGCTGCGGGCTTTGCAGTCGGACATTATGGAACTGATCCTCGAGCGCGAACTCGAGGCCGGCGACCCCCTGCCCACGGAGAGTGAACTGTCCGTAGCCCTCGGAGTAGGACGCAACACGCTCAGGGAGTCCCTGAAGGTGCTCCAGGCCCTGGGTGTGATCGAGATCCGCCATGGCTTCGGCATGTTCGTCGCTCCGAGCAACTTCGATGCCCTGGCGGACGGGCTGACCTTCCGCGGCCGCCTCTCCCTGCGGCATCAGGGATTCGAAGCCCTGCAACTGGTAGACGTACGGCAAGCCCTGGAATCCGGCCTGATCGCATCTTCCATTGACGTCATGACGCCCGAGCAGCTGGCCTCCATTGAGGAAACGGTCAAGCAGATGGAGGAGTTGGCGGCTTCGGGCGAGAACTTCGTCGCCGCCGACGCCGAGTTCCATCGCCGCCTGTTCGAGCCCCTCAACAACGAGCTCCTCATCAACCTCATGGGCGTGTTTTGGAAGGTCTACCGCAAGATCCACGTGGAGATAGGCGCCGGCAACGAGGACCTGGTCAAGACCGCCGCCACGCACCGCGATATCTACACCGCCGTGGCAGCCGGGGACAAGCCCCTCGCAGCCGAACTGCTCAACCGCCACTTCGACGGTATCCGCCGCCGCATCAGCGAGGCCGTGGGCGAGTAA
- a CDS encoding IS110 family transposase: MDIVHERAAGMDISKRDAKVCVRVPGTRAGTYTSKVTSWGATTGAILELREFLEREHVTVLVMEATSDYWKPFFYLLEETLPVMLVNAKAARNIPGRKTDVSDAAWLAQLAAHGLLRASFVPPEPIRDLRDLTRARAIAVRDRAREIQRLEKFLESSGIKLSSVVSDLTGVSSRDMLEALINGERNPEVLAGMARGTMRSKIPALVDALTGRFRPHHAFMARLHLDQIDAHNRAIDTLTGRIEEAMEPFREAREALATIPGVSQRIAEVIIAETGADMDVFETPARLASWAGVCPTAHESAGHIKSSHIMPGNKYLKAALGTAAMSAARSKDTYLAAKYRRITARSGKNKALVAVEHSLLTAAWHMLRNGECYTDPGADHFNRINPTRAKNNAIKQLNNLGYNVTITPANAA, translated from the coding sequence ATGGATATTGTTCACGAGCGTGCCGCTGGAATGGATATCTCCAAACGCGACGCGAAGGTCTGCGTGCGGGTCCCGGGAACCCGGGCCGGGACCTACACCTCAAAGGTCACTTCCTGGGGTGCGACCACGGGGGCGATCCTGGAGTTGCGGGAGTTTCTGGAACGCGAGCATGTCACTGTGTTGGTGATGGAAGCGACCAGCGATTACTGGAAACCGTTCTTCTACCTGCTCGAAGAGACGCTCCCGGTGATGCTGGTCAATGCTAAGGCCGCCCGGAATATCCCGGGACGGAAGACCGATGTTTCGGACGCTGCCTGGTTGGCCCAACTGGCCGCGCACGGGCTGTTGCGGGCCTCGTTCGTGCCCCCGGAACCGATCCGCGACCTGAGGGACCTCACCCGGGCCAGGGCAATCGCGGTCCGGGACCGGGCACGGGAAATCCAAAGGCTGGAGAAGTTCCTGGAGAGCTCCGGGATCAAACTCTCCTCCGTCGTTTCAGATTTGACCGGGGTCTCCTCCCGGGACATGCTCGAAGCCCTCATCAATGGGGAACGGAACCCAGAGGTTCTCGCCGGGATGGCTCGCGGGACGATGCGCTCGAAAATCCCCGCCCTGGTCGATGCCCTGACCGGCAGGTTCAGGCCCCACCACGCGTTCATGGCAAGGCTGCACCTGGACCAGATCGATGCCCACAACCGCGCCATCGACACCCTCACCGGACGCATCGAGGAGGCGATGGAACCCTTTCGTGAGGCCAGGGAAGCCCTGGCCACCATCCCCGGAGTCTCCCAACGAATCGCCGAAGTGATCATCGCCGAGACCGGCGCTGACATGGACGTCTTCGAAACCCCCGCCCGGCTCGCTTCCTGGGCAGGGGTCTGTCCCACCGCCCACGAGTCCGCCGGACACATCAAATCCAGCCACATCATGCCCGGCAACAAATACCTCAAAGCAGCCCTAGGCACCGCAGCCATGTCTGCAGCCCGGTCCAAGGACACTTACCTAGCCGCAAAGTATCGACGCATCACCGCCCGCTCAGGTAAGAACAAGGCCCTGGTCGCCGTCGAACATTCCCTCCTGACCGCAGCCTGGCACATGCTCCGCAACGGCGAGTGCTACACCGACCCCGGCGCCGACCACTTCAACAGGATCAACCCAACCCGAGCGAAGAACAACGCCATCAAACAACTCAACAACCTCGGCTACAACGTCACCATCACCCCGGCCAACGCAGCCTAA
- a CDS encoding phosphoenolpyruvate carboxykinase (GTP), which produces MGDLARLPLLEKAPTTHARLLAWVEEVAELTQPDRIHWVDGSEAENKKLTDELVEAGTLKRLNPETFPNSFAAFSDPADVARVEEQTFICSENERDAGFTNNWMAPAEMKQKLRGLFAGSMRGRTMYVIPFVMGHLDAEDPKFGVEITDSAYVVASMRIMARIGTDVLERITRTDAFFVPALHSLGAPLEPGQADVAWPCNPEKWIVHFPEERSIWSFGSGYGGNALLGKKCYALRIASVMARDEGWLAEHMLILKLTSPEQKTYYVSAAFPSACGKTNLALLDPTIKGWKVETLGDDITWMRFGKEGELRAVNPEAGLFGVAPGTGWGTNPNAMRAIAKGNSIFTNVALTDDGGVWWEGMTEETPAHLTDWQGNSWTPDSEAPAAHPNSRFCTPIDQIDMLAEEYFSPEGVELSAILFGGRRKTTIPLVTEARDWSNGIFMGATLSSETTAAAAGAVGVVRRDPMAMLPFIGYDAGDYLNHWVNLSAKANPERLPKIFLVNWFRRTADGGFAWPGFGDNARVLKWAIERLEGKADAVETPIGFVPTGESIDLEGLDMTPAEVEAAVRVDADEWTTELASIEEWFANFGESLPAALKSELDGLKSRLA; this is translated from the coding sequence ATGGGCGATCTGGCGCGACTGCCGCTGCTTGAGAAGGCACCTACTACGCATGCACGCCTGCTGGCCTGGGTCGAAGAAGTAGCTGAACTGACTCAGCCGGACCGCATCCACTGGGTTGACGGTAGCGAAGCAGAAAACAAGAAGCTGACAGACGAGCTGGTTGAGGCCGGCACGCTGAAGCGGCTCAACCCGGAGACGTTCCCGAACTCCTTTGCAGCTTTCTCCGATCCCGCTGACGTTGCCCGTGTAGAGGAGCAGACCTTTATCTGCTCCGAGAACGAGCGCGACGCAGGCTTCACCAACAACTGGATGGCCCCGGCCGAGATGAAGCAGAAGCTGCGCGGACTTTTCGCCGGCTCCATGCGCGGCCGCACCATGTACGTCATTCCCTTCGTCATGGGCCACCTGGATGCTGAAGACCCCAAGTTCGGCGTTGAGATCACCGACTCCGCCTACGTGGTTGCTTCCATGCGCATCATGGCCCGCATCGGCACCGACGTTCTGGAACGCATCACCCGGACCGACGCGTTCTTCGTACCGGCGTTGCACTCCCTCGGCGCACCGCTGGAACCCGGCCAGGCCGACGTCGCATGGCCGTGCAACCCGGAAAAGTGGATCGTCCACTTCCCCGAAGAGCGCTCCATCTGGTCCTTCGGTTCCGGCTACGGCGGAAACGCCCTGCTGGGCAAGAAGTGCTACGCGCTGCGCATCGCGTCGGTCATGGCCCGCGACGAAGGCTGGCTGGCCGAGCACATGCTCATCCTCAAGCTGACCTCTCCCGAGCAGAAGACCTACTACGTCTCCGCGGCCTTCCCCTCCGCCTGCGGCAAGACCAACCTCGCCCTGCTGGACCCCACCATCAAGGGTTGGAAAGTTGAGACCCTGGGCGATGACATCACGTGGATGCGCTTCGGCAAGGAAGGCGAGCTCCGCGCGGTCAACCCGGAAGCCGGTCTTTTCGGCGTTGCGCCGGGCACCGGTTGGGGTACCAACCCCAACGCCATGCGTGCCATTGCCAAGGGCAACAGCATCTTCACCAACGTCGCACTGACCGACGACGGTGGAGTTTGGTGGGAAGGCATGACCGAGGAGACCCCGGCACACCTGACCGACTGGCAGGGCAACTCCTGGACTCCGGACTCGGAGGCCCCGGCCGCGCACCCGAACTCCCGCTTCTGCACCCCGATCGACCAGATCGACATGCTTGCCGAAGAGTACTTCAGCCCCGAGGGCGTGGAACTCTCCGCCATCCTGTTCGGTGGCCGCCGCAAGACCACCATCCCGTTGGTCACCGAGGCCCGCGACTGGTCAAACGGCATCTTCATGGGCGCCACCCTCTCGTCGGAGACCACCGCTGCAGCGGCCGGTGCCGTGGGCGTAGTCCGTCGCGATCCGATGGCGATGCTTCCGTTCATCGGCTACGACGCCGGCGATTACCTGAACCACTGGGTGAACCTGTCAGCGAAGGCCAATCCCGAGCGTTTGCCCAAGATCTTCCTGGTCAACTGGTTCCGCCGCACGGCTGACGGCGGTTTCGCCTGGCCTGGCTTCGGGGACAACGCACGCGTGCTCAAGTGGGCCATCGAGCGGCTCGAAGGCAAGGCCGACGCCGTGGAGACCCCCATCGGCTTCGTGCCGACCGGTGAATCCATCGACCTCGAGGGCCTGGACATGACCCCGGCAGAGGTGGAGGCAGCCGTCCGTGTGGATGCCGACGAATGGACCACCGAGCTGGCCTCCATTGAAGAGTGGTTCGCCAACTTCGGCGAATCGCTCCCGGCGGCGCTGAAGTCCGAGCTGGACGGCCTGAAGAGCCGCCTGGCCTAA
- a CDS encoding globin domain-containing protein, producing MLSEKSRPVIEATLPLVGSRIGEITADFYNRLFTAHPELLDGLFSRSNQRSGEQQKALAGSIAAFATHLVNNPGTLPEKVLSRIAHKHASLGIVEEQYGVVYEHLFAAIAADLADVITPEIAEAWTEVYWLMADALIKLEKDLYAAQANTRMWMPWRVVSKEAAGKDAMTFTLEPADETPITEAKPGQYVSVKVTLPDGLRQVRQYSLSGDAGTSRIFTTKLNDGGEVSTALHTAVEPGDILEISNPYGEITLKDEAGPVVLASAGIGCTPTASILRSLADTGTDRDVVVLHAERSMDSWALSGQMTADAARIDADLQLWLETPQAGAKEGFMSLREVDLPADASLYLCGPLPFMKKIRDEAIEAGIPATRIHYEVFGPDVWLAN from the coding sequence ATGCTCTCGGAAAAGTCCCGCCCCGTCATCGAAGCCACCCTTCCGCTGGTCGGATCGAGGATTGGCGAAATCACCGCCGATTTCTACAACCGCTTGTTCACAGCACACCCCGAACTCCTGGATGGTCTTTTCAGCCGATCGAACCAGCGTTCCGGCGAGCAGCAGAAGGCTTTGGCCGGGAGCATTGCCGCTTTCGCCACGCACTTGGTGAACAACCCCGGCACGCTGCCGGAAAAGGTCCTCTCCCGCATTGCGCACAAGCACGCTTCGTTGGGCATCGTCGAGGAGCAGTACGGCGTGGTTTACGAGCACCTCTTCGCAGCCATTGCCGCCGACCTGGCCGATGTCATCACCCCGGAGATCGCAGAAGCATGGACCGAGGTGTACTGGCTCATGGCGGACGCCCTGATCAAGTTGGAGAAGGACCTCTACGCAGCGCAGGCCAACACCCGCATGTGGATGCCGTGGCGCGTCGTCAGCAAGGAAGCAGCAGGCAAGGATGCCATGACCTTCACGCTGGAACCGGCCGATGAAACCCCCATCACGGAAGCCAAGCCAGGACAGTACGTCAGCGTCAAGGTCACCCTTCCTGACGGCCTCCGCCAGGTGCGCCAGTACTCGCTGTCCGGCGACGCCGGCACCAGCCGGATCTTCACCACCAAGCTCAACGACGGCGGTGAGGTCTCCACCGCCCTGCACACCGCCGTCGAGCCCGGGGACATCCTGGAGATCTCCAACCCCTATGGCGAAATCACGCTCAAGGACGAGGCAGGCCCGGTGGTTCTCGCTTCGGCCGGCATCGGCTGCACGCCCACCGCTTCCATCCTGCGCTCCCTGGCAGATACCGGCACTGACCGCGATGTAGTGGTGCTGCACGCCGAACGTTCCATGGACAGCTGGGCGCTCAGCGGCCAGATGACCGCCGACGCCGCCAGGATCGATGCCGACCTGCAGCTGTGGCTTGAGACTCCGCAGGCCGGCGCCAAGGAAGGTTTCATGTCGCTTCGCGAAGTCGATCTTCCGGCAGATGCCTCGCTCTACCTGTGCGGCCCGCTGCCCTTCATGAAGAAGATCCGCGACGAGGCCATCGAAGCGGGCATCCCGGCAACGCGGATCCACTACGAGGTCTTCGGTCCGGACGTCTGGCTCGCCAACTAA
- a CDS encoding RrF2 family transcriptional regulator, translating to MKINAFADVSLRAIMVLAAAPEGTLLTTQAVANAVGTPYNHVSKAMVRLRELGLIDVERGRLGGSRLNAAGRKATVGQLLRHLDSRQDPAECQSPNGDCPLLTECGLRHAMKRAREAFYKELDTVVIASLPHARQMNPVFATIGLRPQFGTDPSPASQPAVTTA from the coding sequence ATGAAGATCAACGCGTTCGCAGATGTAAGCCTCCGCGCCATCATGGTGTTGGCAGCTGCGCCCGAGGGGACTTTGCTGACCACTCAGGCTGTGGCGAATGCCGTCGGCACCCCGTACAACCACGTGAGCAAAGCAATGGTCCGGCTCCGCGAACTCGGCCTGATCGACGTCGAACGTGGCAGGCTTGGCGGCTCCCGGCTCAACGCTGCCGGTCGTAAAGCAACCGTGGGGCAGCTCCTCCGCCACCTGGACAGCAGGCAAGACCCGGCGGAGTGCCAATCCCCCAACGGCGACTGCCCGCTGCTGACCGAGTGCGGTTTGCGCCATGCCATGAAGCGGGCCAGGGAAGCTTTCTACAAGGAACTCGACACCGTGGTGATCGCGTCCCTGCCCCACGCCCGCCAGATGAATCCGGTCTTCGCTACCATCGGCTTGCGTCCCCAGTTCGGCACGGATCCGTCACCCGCTTCCCAGCCCGCCGTCACCACGGCGTGA
- a CDS encoding phosphomannomutase/phosphoglucomutase, which translates to MTSEQTKTFDLSASFKAYDVRGIVGESITAEIVEAVGAAFIDVLGLEGETVLVGGDMRPSSPEFSQAFAKGAATRGANVQLLDLISTDELYYACGALNAAGATFTASHNPAEYNGIKMSKAGAQPISSESGLKEIQALAEEYLNQGSIPAAATRGQVGVRDVLKDYSEYLRKLVDLSGSRPLKVVVDAGNGMAGLTTPAVLGDKILPGLPFEIIPLYFELDGSFPNHPANPLEPENLRDLQTAVVKHGADIGLAFDGDADRCFVVDEKGDPVSPSAITGMVARREIARAKAAGEETPVIIHNLLTSKAVPELVALDGGRAVRTRVGHSFIKAVMAQESAVFGGEHSAHFYFRDFWNADTGMLAAMHVLAALGEQDGPLSELGRQYEPYVSSGEINSEIEDKAAAVERVRVDFESEDVEIDNMDGSTFTAKDGSWWFNLRPSNTEPFLRLNAEAKDQPTMEKIRDRVLAIVRA; encoded by the coding sequence GTGACTAGCGAGCAGACTAAGACCTTTGACCTCTCGGCCTCTTTCAAGGCGTATGACGTCCGGGGCATCGTGGGGGAATCAATCACGGCCGAGATCGTAGAGGCCGTGGGTGCTGCATTTATCGACGTCCTTGGGTTGGAGGGTGAGACCGTTCTGGTTGGCGGGGACATGCGGCCTTCCTCGCCCGAGTTCAGCCAGGCGTTCGCCAAGGGCGCTGCCACCCGCGGCGCCAACGTGCAGTTGCTGGACCTTATTTCCACGGACGAGCTGTACTACGCCTGCGGCGCGCTTAATGCAGCCGGCGCGACGTTCACTGCCAGCCACAACCCGGCCGAGTACAACGGCATCAAGATGTCCAAGGCCGGAGCCCAGCCCATCTCTTCGGAGAGCGGTTTGAAGGAGATCCAGGCCCTGGCAGAGGAATACCTGAACCAGGGCAGCATCCCGGCCGCCGCCACGCGTGGCCAGGTCGGTGTGCGGGATGTCCTGAAGGACTACTCCGAGTACCTCCGCAAGCTCGTGGACCTTTCCGGTTCCCGGCCGTTGAAGGTTGTTGTCGACGCCGGCAACGGCATGGCGGGGTTGACCACCCCTGCGGTCCTGGGTGACAAAATCCTCCCGGGCCTGCCTTTTGAGATTATTCCGCTGTACTTCGAGCTTGATGGATCGTTCCCGAACCACCCGGCCAACCCGTTGGAGCCGGAGAACCTGCGTGATCTGCAGACCGCCGTGGTCAAGCACGGTGCGGACATCGGTTTGGCTTTCGACGGCGATGCTGACCGGTGCTTCGTTGTTGACGAGAAGGGTGACCCGGTGTCTCCTTCGGCGATCACCGGCATGGTGGCCCGCCGTGAAATCGCCCGGGCAAAGGCCGCCGGGGAAGAGACTCCGGTGATCATCCACAACTTGCTCACGTCCAAGGCCGTGCCGGAGCTCGTCGCTCTTGATGGCGGCCGTGCTGTCCGCACCCGGGTGGGCCATTCCTTCATCAAGGCCGTGATGGCTCAGGAAAGTGCCGTGTTCGGCGGGGAGCACTCCGCCCACTTCTACTTCCGGGATTTCTGGAATGCGGACACCGGCATGCTGGCTGCCATGCACGTGCTTGCCGCGTTGGGCGAGCAGGACGGTCCGCTCTCCGAGCTGGGCCGCCAGTACGAGCCCTACGTTTCCTCCGGTGAAATCAACTCCGAGATCGAGGACAAAGCCGCAGCGGTAGAGCGCGTTCGGGTCGATTTCGAGTCCGAGGACGTCGAGATCGACAACATGGACGGCAGCACATTTACCGCCAAGGACGGCAGCTGGTGGTTCAACCTGCGCCCGTCCAACACCGAGCCCTTCCTTCGTCTGAACGCCGAAGCGAAGGACCAGCCCACCATGGAGAAAATCCGCGACCGCGTCCTGGCCATCGTCAGGGCATAG